One stretch of Camelus bactrianus isolate YW-2024 breed Bactrian camel chromosome 19, ASM4877302v1, whole genome shotgun sequence DNA includes these proteins:
- the CSNK2A1 gene encoding LOW QUALITY PROTEIN: casein kinase II subunit alpha (The sequence of the model RefSeq protein was modified relative to this genomic sequence to represent the inferred CDS: deleted 1 base in 1 codon): protein MSGPVPSRARVYTDVNTHRPREYWDYESHVVEWGNQDDYQLVRKLGRGKYSEVFEAINITNNEKVVVKILKPVKKKKIKREIKILENLRGGPNIITLADIVKDPVSRTPALVFEHVNNTDFKQLYQTLTDYDIRFYMYEILKALDYCHSMGIMHRDVKPHNVMIDHEHRKLRLIDWGLAEFYHPGQEYNVRVASRYFKGPELLVDYQMYDYSLDMWSLGCMLASMIFRKEPFFHGHDNYDQLVRIAKVLGTEDLYDYIDKYNIELDPRFNDILGRHSRKRWERFVHSENQHLVSPEALDFLDKLLRYDHQSRLTAREAMEHPYFYTVVKDQARMGSSSMPGGSTPVSSANMMSGISSVPTPSPLGPLAGSPVIAAANPLGCLFQLLLALSSNGLFCLLMPEQRLGSPLSPLMQLAPGGRGEILQKHRV, encoded by the exons ATGTCGGGACCCGTGCCAAGCAGGGCCAGAGTTTACACAGATGTTAATACGCACAGACCCCGAGAGTACTGGGATTATGAGTCACATGTGGTGGAATGGGG AAATCAAGATGACTACCAGCTGGTTCGAAAATTAGGCCGGGGTAAATACAGTGAAGTATTTGAAGCCATCAACATcacaaataatgaaaaagttgttgttaaaattctcaaa CcagtaaagaagaagaaaatcaagcGTGAAATAAAGATTTTGGAGAATTTGCGAGGTGGTCCCAACATCATCACACTGGCAGACATTGTAAAAGACCCTGTG TCACGAACTCCTGCCTTGGTTTTTGAACACGTAAACAACACAGACTTCAAG CAATTGTACCAGACGTTAACAGACTATGATATTCGATTTTACATGTATGAGATTCTGAAG GCCCTGGATTATTGTCACAGTATGGGAATTATGCACAGAGATGTGAAGCCCCATAATGTCATGATTGATCATGAGCACAGAAAG ctaCGGCTAATAGACTGGGGTTTGGCTGAGTTTTACCATCCTGGTCAAGAATATAACGTCCGAGTTGCTTCCCGATATTTCAAAGGTCCTGAGCTTCTTGTAGACTATCAG ATGTATGATTATAGTTTGGATATGTGGAGTTTGGGTTGTATGCTGGCAAGCATGATCTTTCGGAAGGAGCCATTTTTCCATGGACATGACAATTATGATCAG TTGGTGAGGATAGCCAAGGTTCTGGGGACAGAAGATTTATATGACTATATTGACAAATACAACATTGAATTAGATCCACGTTTCAATGATATCTTGGGCAG ACACTCCCGTAAGCGATGGGAACGCTTTGTCCACAGTGAAAACCAGCACCTTGTCAGCCCTGAGGCCTTGGATTTCCTGGACAAGCTGCTGCGATACGACCACCAGTCACGGCTCACTGCAAGAGAGGCCATGGAGCACCCCTATTTTT ACACTGTTGTGAAGGACCAGGCTCGAATGGGCTCATCTAGCATGCCAGGGGGCAGTACGCCTGTCAGCAGCGCCAATATGATGTCAG GGATTTCTTCAGTGCCAACCCCTTCACCCCTTGGACCTCTGGCAGGCTCACCAGTGATTGCTGCTGCCAAC CCCTTGGGATGCCTGTTCCAGCTGCTGCTGGCGCTCAGCAGTAATGGCCTCTTCTGTCTCCTGATGCCTGAGCAGAGGTTGGGGAGTCCACTCTCTCCCTTGATGCAGCTTGCGCCCGGCGGGAGGGGTGAAATACTTCAGAAGCACCGTGTCTGA